From a region of the Euwallacea similis isolate ESF13 chromosome 19, ESF131.1, whole genome shotgun sequence genome:
- the Tango5 gene encoding vacuole membrane protein 1 isoform X3 has product MATKRKEGKNSPNTNGSIVQNNVSSKTTKNVTNEAQRRQRERLERESIILWKKPILTLEYFFRECVELVTYYGRNFLENRKLVALLGISVLSLYLLVNMQGPHHAMVQGVYKKVLWCLYWMGLGILSSVGLGTGLHTFLLYLGPHIAAVTLAGYECGSLNFPEPPYPEEIVCPADGEEGIIPVTILSIMSKVRLEAMCWGAGTALGELPPYFMARASRLSGIEPDDEDDDLKEFEELQKKQQNREKLSIIEKGKLFVEDLVQKVGFFGILACASIPNPLFDLAGITCGHFLVPFWTFFGATLIGKAIIKMHIQKLFVIIAFNETLIETVINYLALVPVVGKMLQTPFKGFMDGQKNKLHKKANHSVKESGGNLLGKAFELFVIAMIVYFVISIVNSFAQSYHKRIHKRKNSKAKD; this is encoded by the exons ATGGccacaaaaagaaaagagGGCAAAAATAGCCCAAACACCAACGGGAGCATAGTACAAAACAATGTAAGTAGTAAAACTACGAAAAATGTTACCAATGAAGCCCAAAGAAGGCAGAGGGAGAGACTTGAGAGGGAGTCCATAATCCTGTGGAAGAAACCCATCCTCACACTCGAGTATTTTTTCAGAGAGTGTGTAGAATTGGTCACATATTATGGTAGAAA ttttttagaGAATAGAAAACTAGTCGCTTTATTGGGGATCTCAGTATTAtcattatatttattagtCAATATGCAGGGACCACACCACGCAATGGTACAGGgtgtatataaaaaagttctctGGTGTCTCTACTGGATGGGCTTAG gCATACTGTCGTCTGTAGGCTTGGGTACCGGACTTCACACGTTCTTGCTGTACTTGGGGCCACACATAGCCGCAGTCACGTTGGCCGGCTATGAATGCGgcagtttaaattttccagaGCCTCCATATCCTGAAGA AATTGTATGCCCAGCCGATGGAGAGGAGGGCATAATTCCTGTAACAATACTAAGTATCATGTCGAAAGTGCGGTTAGAGGCCATGTGCTGGGGTGCTGGTACGGCCTTAGGGGAGTTGCCCCCCTATTTTATGGCCAGGGCCTCGCGACTGTCTGG AATCGAGCCAGATGATGAAGACGATGACTTAAAAGAGTTCGAGGAGCTGCAAAAGAAGCAACAAAACAGGGAGAAGCTGTCGATTATCGAGAAGGGCAAGTTGTTTGTGGAGGATCTAGTGCAAAAAGTGGGATTTTTCGGGATTCTGGCTTGCGCTAGC ATTCCAAACCCGCTCTTCGACTTGGCGGGCATCACCTGCGGCCACTTCCTGGTCCCCTTCTGGACCTTCTTCGGCGCCACCCTCATCGGCAAGGCCATAATCAAGATGCACATCCAGAAGCTATTCGTCATAATAGCGTTTAATGAAACGCTGATCGAGACAGTCATCAACTACTTGGCGCTGGTGCCGGTGGTGGGCAAAATGCTGCAGACGCCCTTCAAGGGCTTCATGGACGGGCAAAAGAACAAGTTGCACAAAAAAGCGAATCACAGCGTGAAAGAAAGCGGAGGCAACTTGCTGGGGAAGGCGTTCGAGTTATTCGTGATAGCGATGATAGTCTACTTTGTGATTTCCATAGTGAACTCGTTCGCCCAGAGCTACCATAAGAGGATACATAAGAGGAAGAACAGCAAAGCCAAGGACTGA
- the Tango5 gene encoding vacuole membrane protein 1 isoform X1 — MPGKNRARSKNKTLPDLVPRLPKEAPMQKSKSVDELLGLTKQQLKAECRKRGQKCTGNKQELLQRLGYKMATKRKEGKNSPNTNGSIVQNNVSSKTTKNVTNEAQRRQRERLERESIILWKKPILTLEYFFRECVELVTYYGRNFLENRKLVALLGISVLSLYLLVNMQGPHHAMVQGVYKKVLWCLYWMGLGILSSVGLGTGLHTFLLYLGPHIAAVTLAGYECGSLNFPEPPYPEEIVCPADGEEGIIPVTILSIMSKVRLEAMCWGAGTALGELPPYFMARASRLSGIEPDDEDDDLKEFEELQKKQQNREKLSIIEKGKLFVEDLVQKVGFFGILACASIPNPLFDLAGITCGHFLVPFWTFFGATLIGKAIIKMHIQKLFVIIAFNETLIETVINYLALVPVVGKMLQTPFKGFMDGQKNKLHKKANHSVKESGGNLLGKAFELFVIAMIVYFVISIVNSFAQSYHKRIHKRKNSKAKD, encoded by the exons ATGCCTGGTAAAAACCGAGCGCGTTCGAAAAACAAGACTTTGCCAGATCTGGTGCCCCGTTTACCGAAAGAGGCCCCAATGCAAAAGTCGAAAAGCGTAGACGAGCTGCTCGGTTTAACCAAACAGCAGCTTAAGGCCGAGTGTCGGAAAAGGGGCCAAAAGTGCACCGGCAATAAGCAGGAACTG TTGCAAAGACTGGGCTACAAAATGGccacaaaaagaaaagagGGCAAAAATAGCCCAAACACCAACGGGAGCATAGTACAAAACAATGTAAGTAGTAAAACTACGAAAAATGTTACCAATGAAGCCCAAAGAAGGCAGAGGGAGAGACTTGAGAGGGAGTCCATAATCCTGTGGAAGAAACCCATCCTCACACTCGAGTATTTTTTCAGAGAGTGTGTAGAATTGGTCACATATTATGGTAGAAA ttttttagaGAATAGAAAACTAGTCGCTTTATTGGGGATCTCAGTATTAtcattatatttattagtCAATATGCAGGGACCACACCACGCAATGGTACAGGgtgtatataaaaaagttctctGGTGTCTCTACTGGATGGGCTTAG gCATACTGTCGTCTGTAGGCTTGGGTACCGGACTTCACACGTTCTTGCTGTACTTGGGGCCACACATAGCCGCAGTCACGTTGGCCGGCTATGAATGCGgcagtttaaattttccagaGCCTCCATATCCTGAAGA AATTGTATGCCCAGCCGATGGAGAGGAGGGCATAATTCCTGTAACAATACTAAGTATCATGTCGAAAGTGCGGTTAGAGGCCATGTGCTGGGGTGCTGGTACGGCCTTAGGGGAGTTGCCCCCCTATTTTATGGCCAGGGCCTCGCGACTGTCTGG AATCGAGCCAGATGATGAAGACGATGACTTAAAAGAGTTCGAGGAGCTGCAAAAGAAGCAACAAAACAGGGAGAAGCTGTCGATTATCGAGAAGGGCAAGTTGTTTGTGGAGGATCTAGTGCAAAAAGTGGGATTTTTCGGGATTCTGGCTTGCGCTAGC ATTCCAAACCCGCTCTTCGACTTGGCGGGCATCACCTGCGGCCACTTCCTGGTCCCCTTCTGGACCTTCTTCGGCGCCACCCTCATCGGCAAGGCCATAATCAAGATGCACATCCAGAAGCTATTCGTCATAATAGCGTTTAATGAAACGCTGATCGAGACAGTCATCAACTACTTGGCGCTGGTGCCGGTGGTGGGCAAAATGCTGCAGACGCCCTTCAAGGGCTTCATGGACGGGCAAAAGAACAAGTTGCACAAAAAAGCGAATCACAGCGTGAAAGAAAGCGGAGGCAACTTGCTGGGGAAGGCGTTCGAGTTATTCGTGATAGCGATGATAGTCTACTTTGTGATTTCCATAGTGAACTCGTTCGCCCAGAGCTACCATAAGAGGATACATAAGAGGAAGAACAGCAAAGCCAAGGACTGA
- the Tango5 gene encoding vacuole membrane protein 1 isoform X2 has translation MSEEAECYHSVKLLQRLGYKMATKRKEGKNSPNTNGSIVQNNVSSKTTKNVTNEAQRRQRERLERESIILWKKPILTLEYFFRECVELVTYYGRNFLENRKLVALLGISVLSLYLLVNMQGPHHAMVQGVYKKVLWCLYWMGLGILSSVGLGTGLHTFLLYLGPHIAAVTLAGYECGSLNFPEPPYPEEIVCPADGEEGIIPVTILSIMSKVRLEAMCWGAGTALGELPPYFMARASRLSGIEPDDEDDDLKEFEELQKKQQNREKLSIIEKGKLFVEDLVQKVGFFGILACASIPNPLFDLAGITCGHFLVPFWTFFGATLIGKAIIKMHIQKLFVIIAFNETLIETVINYLALVPVVGKMLQTPFKGFMDGQKNKLHKKANHSVKESGGNLLGKAFELFVIAMIVYFVISIVNSFAQSYHKRIHKRKNSKAKD, from the exons ATGAGCGAGGAAGCGGAATGTTACCATTCAGTGAAGCTT TTGCAAAGACTGGGCTACAAAATGGccacaaaaagaaaagagGGCAAAAATAGCCCAAACACCAACGGGAGCATAGTACAAAACAATGTAAGTAGTAAAACTACGAAAAATGTTACCAATGAAGCCCAAAGAAGGCAGAGGGAGAGACTTGAGAGGGAGTCCATAATCCTGTGGAAGAAACCCATCCTCACACTCGAGTATTTTTTCAGAGAGTGTGTAGAATTGGTCACATATTATGGTAGAAA ttttttagaGAATAGAAAACTAGTCGCTTTATTGGGGATCTCAGTATTAtcattatatttattagtCAATATGCAGGGACCACACCACGCAATGGTACAGGgtgtatataaaaaagttctctGGTGTCTCTACTGGATGGGCTTAG gCATACTGTCGTCTGTAGGCTTGGGTACCGGACTTCACACGTTCTTGCTGTACTTGGGGCCACACATAGCCGCAGTCACGTTGGCCGGCTATGAATGCGgcagtttaaattttccagaGCCTCCATATCCTGAAGA AATTGTATGCCCAGCCGATGGAGAGGAGGGCATAATTCCTGTAACAATACTAAGTATCATGTCGAAAGTGCGGTTAGAGGCCATGTGCTGGGGTGCTGGTACGGCCTTAGGGGAGTTGCCCCCCTATTTTATGGCCAGGGCCTCGCGACTGTCTGG AATCGAGCCAGATGATGAAGACGATGACTTAAAAGAGTTCGAGGAGCTGCAAAAGAAGCAACAAAACAGGGAGAAGCTGTCGATTATCGAGAAGGGCAAGTTGTTTGTGGAGGATCTAGTGCAAAAAGTGGGATTTTTCGGGATTCTGGCTTGCGCTAGC ATTCCAAACCCGCTCTTCGACTTGGCGGGCATCACCTGCGGCCACTTCCTGGTCCCCTTCTGGACCTTCTTCGGCGCCACCCTCATCGGCAAGGCCATAATCAAGATGCACATCCAGAAGCTATTCGTCATAATAGCGTTTAATGAAACGCTGATCGAGACAGTCATCAACTACTTGGCGCTGGTGCCGGTGGTGGGCAAAATGCTGCAGACGCCCTTCAAGGGCTTCATGGACGGGCAAAAGAACAAGTTGCACAAAAAAGCGAATCACAGCGTGAAAGAAAGCGGAGGCAACTTGCTGGGGAAGGCGTTCGAGTTATTCGTGATAGCGATGATAGTCTACTTTGTGATTTCCATAGTGAACTCGTTCGCCCAGAGCTACCATAAGAGGATACATAAGAGGAAGAACAGCAAAGCCAAGGACTGA